GTAGGTACTTTTTTAGTGTCGGGTTGACTTGAAACTTTAGGTAAGATATTGTTGATTAATGATTATAAACTCGTGTCATTTTCAAATTAATACATGTGctattttcatattttctaattttattggacgaagagagtataaaaatgtaaattatattaACAACTCTTTCCAAAATGAATAAGATCGGGGCTTTAGGCTAGGGTTTTGAGGTATAGAAGCACAAATGGACTTCcaagaattaaaaataattgttcaaaataaaaaatgaattaaaaacaGTTACTATAATTGATTAGTGACTAGTTTGCtgattttaaaattctaaaacacataaaaatgtaaaatatttgtataaaacggggggggggggataTAGAAAATTTTTATGAACTATTTTGTCACCGAAATAAtagtaattaaaattaaaattatctaTTAAAATTATCACAAAAATTGCAAAGCGGATAACCTAATACATCTCATACTCCATTTTCTAATACACCAATATATCATTGCCATGACTATATTGTACAGTAAGTCATGATTGGAGTAGTAGTAGCAGTAGTTTCTTACAATGTGAAGCTTATGCCCGCAATAATAATGTTGGCTGCATGAGTAATCAAAGTAGCAGTTGCATCAATCGGAGCAGTGTCGTTAGATACGACACAGCCTCTCTCCAACCATGTATATGAACGGCCTATCTCTCGAGATGAATATTCTTTCCCTAGATAAAACGATTATACTCCATATCACAATACTGTATAAAAAAAGACATGTTTCACATTGAATAATTATGTATACACGTACTTGTACACCCCTTGTTTAACATGTATGCAAATCCATTTCGAATTGTTTGGAGGGACGGAATCAACGGCTGCTTGAATGCTTTTGAAGTTGCCTCTACCCGATTGGTCGACATAGATGGTCATTGGACAGTTCATTTTAACTTTCCGACCGAAATCTAGTGGCACTACCGAGGGACGTTAATTATGGCATCGGTTATCGTCTTGAAATTGTGCCGTCCTCCCGGGCATTGATCACCTTTGGAGAGCTCGAGACATCGCCCACTATGGTTCCGAACCAGCTTTCCAACTCAGATTTATGGGCAGGAATTATGAACCGGCTATCAACGATTGAAACGATGACAAGAATAAAGAGCAATGCTTTCATCATAGTAATATTATACGATGGCATGCAGAGTATATTATGGTGTATTTGTGTCTGcctataaaaatttaaaaaacgctacaccatatttatataaaaaaaggtCGATTGGTCATAAATGTCTTCACGCAATTAATAATGTAAATCAGTAAATCTTGTTTATTCGTACCAAGATTTGTTCCATTTTGATGAATGCTTGCTTGCTTGTATTTGGAATTTCTTCAACAAGAAAAATTACTCTTAGTATGAAATTGTTAAGCTTTGTAATTACACGCCTCCTAATTAATGTGTGTCCATGTgcatttgttttgaaattttacacttttaggagtactattttttatttcattttcctaataaaatatggagTGTCACTTAGTTATATTATGgctaaataatttcaataaatcaCCCAAGAAATGAGAAATGATATGAATTTATCCCGACATTCACTCAAAGTGGTATTGATTCCTGCGAAGATTTGTCTATTCTAAATTGTCATGTCCATGTGTAAAGATAATCTCTATCACTTGTTGAAGGAACATAACAAACACATTTCACACCAAAGATGATTTATATTGTTAATGACTTAGTTAAATGTctgttaattaaaattaatcacGCTCGAGAATATTAGTTGCTATGTGTGAGTGCGACACGTCTAATTTAATTCCCTCACGTCATATCAAAATTTCATTGTTGCTTCGGAATACTAATTTCATTGTTGCTTCGgaatatactcctatataatcCGAATTAGCTTTGGAAATGTGTTGAAGCAAACATCATTCGAGTTTCTTAAAAGAGGTAGATTTTCTTAATAAATAATGTGAATGGATTTTCAACTTTGTAGTGCACATTATTGCATCTACTAAAATTTTATTcatcattttaatttaaataaaacgcAACGTGCCGCAAACACCGTGCAAATTTCAAGTCATTCTAACAAAGAAATTGTTACGCGATATCGgaatgacttgaaattcgcaCGGTTTAAGGGGAGTAAAATTCTAGTCAATGCGACACTGAACTTTAACCCCACGCTATGCGTAACTTAAAATATTTTCTAGAATTTgacattataaaaaattaaataaaataagaaacaaCATGATAAAAAAACTGTACTCAATATACTAActgtatattaaaaaattacaaatataaatttaaataagttTAAAATTATATCAACATGAAATACTTGTTAGTTACAAcacttcatatatatatatagatctctacaacaaagaaaaatatcatCCTTAACAATACACACTTCAATACTAAAACACTATTACTATAAAATCaatatcaaatatcaaatatacAACTAAAAATATTAAGAGGATAATGATTgccataaaaagataaaataataaattatacaaaataaataaaaaaacacacatatagTATAAAACATGACATCTCACATTTCAAATTTCACATTGACGTACGCTATATATTCACAATATTTCAGAACAACCCACCCAATAAACTTAGCTATAAATTGGTAATAGAAGATCTCATTAGGTTAACTTTCCCACCAACAACTATGTTGGTTACTCTGTCATATATATGTAGTTGCTCGCATCCCTAACCGGTCATGTCACTTAATTTTTGGGTTTTGTTTCAGACCAAGTATTTCATGTTCACTTAATTTTTAGGTTTTATTTTAGACCAAGTATTTTCGTGGCCGAGTTTCAAACCCACCAAAATCATACTActtcattaattaataatatcatTAAACAGATGGTCATTTTCACTAACATTACatcaaataataattaatattcaatTTCATAACCATGAATGTAGCATAAACCAAAGAGATTATATAAATGATTGAGCAGAACATGTACAGAGACACTACATATAACTATTCCCATAGTATCTCAATCAAATTACAGAAAATAGCAAAAGAATCACCAGCAGTGTACACTTAAAATAGCCACGTAATCaaataatcaatcaatcaatcaatctaACAAATAATTAATCAAGCAAATGCGCCGCAGCCGGTCCTGCTCCAGTAGGTAAGGAAGACCTGGGCCGCGGCGTAGTGGGCCAGGGCCCCCATGACTACAAAGACATGGAAGATCTGGTGGCTGTGGCCTGCCAGGTCAAATAGACCTGGCCGCCATCGCTCAGGAATTCGGGCCACATAGAAAAGCGTCCCAATTAGATAGGAGGCCGCCATGGCGGACTCGTACGTGAGGATGATGTCGCGGTGGGGGTCCCGCCAGTTGATGACGAGGGCGTGGAGGGCCGGGAAGAGGCCGAAGAGGCCCATGGAGACGAAGAGGAGGGCGCGGAGGGGGCGGTACCTTGGGGTGGAGAGGGATGGGGAGAGCAGCGCCGCGATGGTGCACAGCCCCATCACGGAGATCCCCGTGAGGTAGATGAGCTGCCACCGCGGGCTGCATTGGAAGATGTAGTAGATCGGGGGGAAGAAGGAGGTGATGATCATCACCGCGATGCCTACGTAGTCCAGGCGGAGGAGCTGGAGGCTCAGCCGCCGCGAGTGGCACGAGAAGAGGTGGCACACGCTGCTGCACAGGAGGCACATCATTGATCCGCACAGGAACACGTAGAAAGGCCACCGCGTCTCCGCTGATGCTCCGCTCGCTTCGAGGAGACTTGATTCTATTTCTTGGAGTATGAATAATGAGTCATCGCTCACCGCTGACAGCTTCTTCGACGCGTTAGCTTCTGCACTCAATGGAAACTGTCTGCATAAATTACACAGACAGGTCTGTGTGAGTTGACCTAGTGATAGAGTATAATGCCTAAGGCTAAAGGTCTCACAAGTCTGTGTGAGTTGGCCTAGTG
This sequence is a window from Salvia splendens isolate huo1 chromosome 5, SspV2, whole genome shotgun sequence. Protein-coding genes within it:
- the LOC121802788 gene encoding heptahelical transmembrane protein 1-like → MITVWRRKKIQMDRNENQKIFLLSESKEVIEPKILKKAKTNKRTDDDGKKYRLLSFNELPDYMKDNEYILDYYRANWPLKEALFSIFRWHNETLNVWTHLLGFLLFMGLTIANVIHVPHVADFIAMISEQFPLSAEANASKKLSAVSDDSLFILQEIESSLLEASGASAETRWPFYVFLCGSMMCLLCSSVCHLFSCHSRRLSLQLLRLDYVGIAVMIITSFFPPIYYIFQCSPRWQLIYLTGISVMGLCTIAALLSPSLSTPRYRPLRALLFVSMGLFGLFPALHALVINWRDPHRDIILTYESAMAASYLIGTLFYVARIPERWRPGLFDLAGHSHQIFHVFVVMGALAHYAAAQVFLTYWSRTGCGAFA